In Hamadaea flava, a genomic segment contains:
- a CDS encoding Abi family protein, with protein MTINDGWYESYLGSDRLARFLAGVRQDRGRVGALVDWDREMRGELQKMLGEWEIALRNAYDRAISGWWTGEQHWLLDPASPVNREIMHRSEDLNRISRNSIKKAVQRTRPGDPIGRVIANLSLDFWRYLSVTAREKTLWVPALHRAFPKGSDRAQIDRQIDSLYRLRNRVAHHEPIFHKPIVPLTTSLVHNCELVRPELADTIVGRGTVKQLWGDRPIELR; from the coding sequence ATGACGATCAACGACGGCTGGTACGAGTCATACCTGGGCAGCGACCGTCTCGCTCGGTTCCTGGCCGGGGTGCGCCAAGATCGGGGGCGAGTCGGGGCACTCGTCGACTGGGATCGGGAAATGCGCGGGGAATTGCAGAAGATGCTCGGTGAATGGGAGATTGCCTTGCGCAATGCCTACGACCGGGCCATCAGCGGTTGGTGGACCGGCGAACAGCATTGGCTGTTGGATCCGGCCAGTCCGGTGAACCGCGAGATAATGCACCGCTCGGAAGACCTCAACCGGATCTCTCGCAACTCCATTAAGAAGGCGGTGCAGCGCACCAGGCCCGGCGATCCGATCGGGCGGGTCATCGCCAATCTTTCGCTGGACTTCTGGCGCTATCTGTCGGTCACGGCCCGGGAGAAGACGCTGTGGGTGCCGGCTTTGCATCGGGCCTTCCCCAAAGGCAGCGACCGGGCCCAGATCGACCGGCAGATCGACAGCCTGTATCGGCTCCGCAATCGCGTCGCCCATCACGAGCCGATCTTTCATAAGCCGATCGTTCCGTTGACCACCAGCCTCGTCCACAACTGCGAGCTGGTACGCCCGGAACTGGCTGACACGATCGTGGGTCGGGGAACCGTCAAGCAATTGTGGGGCGACCGCCCGATCGAACTGCGATGA